Proteins encoded by one window of Colletes latitarsis isolate SP2378_abdomen chromosome 5, iyColLati1, whole genome shotgun sequence:
- the Psa gene encoding puromycin-sensitive aminopeptidase isoform X3, with translation MRTGFFRIAIQHRAMSSAEKQPFRRLPTDVLPYHYDIVLSPNLKTFVFDGTEYVHIDVKESTDTIVLNSLDIDIKSVAFNCKDDKVIPTKNVEISTPEETATLVFTEKLPAGKSGCLKLEFVGEINDKMKGFYRSKYVGPDGSVEYAAVTQFEPTDARRCFPCWDEPAHKATFDITLNVPLGLTALSNMPIKSTVTNEVTETLTFETTPIMSTYLVAVVIGEFDYIEDKSSDGVLVRVYTPKSKKEQGQFALETAVKVLPYYKTYFGIAYPLPKIDLIAIADFSSGAMENWGLVTYRETCLLVDPQNTSALRKQWIALVVAHELAHQWFGNLVTMEWWTHLWLNEGYASFVEFLCVAHLFPEYDIWTQFVTDTYIGALELDALKNSHPIEVPVGHPSEIDEIFDEISYNKGACVIRMLHAYIGDDDFRKGMNLYLKRHSYGNAKTRDLWNALEIASNKNVRSVMSTWTEQQGFPVVKVRHSQDGDDRVLSLSQERFLADGSADTGNSLWMIPISVSTSKNPEECVLTDLLDEKTKDFRVKDVPESSWVKINPGTIGFYRTYYSPEALSLLLPAVKDRALPPLDRLGLLDDLFAMVQAGRASTVEVLQLMQAFQKEDNFTVWSSIDNTIRKIGFLLSHLDFQNSFRVFGRNLMGDITNKLGWDPKSDESHCDTLLRSLILGRMAALNDTNTIEEAKKRFDLHVSHAALLAADLRSPVYRAVLSNGNADTYQTMLKLYREADLHEEKDRILRAFGAIKDETLLGEVLEFAMSDEVRAQDAVYAIMSVSMTYKGRIMAWDFFKRNWHMLRDRYGGGFLMSRLVKIITENFVTEEQAKDVEEFFKDHPTPGTERTVQQSVESIRLNVAWLARDKDSIKEYLTTQV, from the exons ATGCGAACGGG ATTTTTCCGGATCGCGATCCAACATCGAGCGATGTCGAGCGCAGAAAAACAACCATTTCGCCGGCTGCCCACGGACGTTCTGCCCTATCATTATGATATTGTTTTGTCACCGAATCTGAAAACTTTCGTCTTCGATGGCACGGAGTATGTGCATATTGAC gtGAAAGAATCCACGGACACTATTGTTTTAAATTCACTGGATATTGATATTAAAAGTGTAGCTTTTAACTGTAAGGATGATAAAGTCATTCCAACTAAAAATGTTGAAATCTCTACACCCGAAGAAACAGCTACTTTGGTATTCACTGAAAAGTTACCAGCTGGCAAAAGTGGATGTCTGAAATTGGAATTTGTAGGAGAAATTAATGATAAAATGAAGGGCTTCTACAGGAGCAAATATGTTGG ACCTGATGGAAGTGTTGAATATGCAGCCGTAACTCAGTTTGAGCCGACAGATGCTAGACGTTGCTTCCCATGTTGGGATGAACCAGCACACAAAGCCACGTTTGATATTACCCTAAACGTACCATTGGGTCTTACAGCACTTTCCAATATG CCTATTAAAAGCACGGTAACAAACGAAGTAACTGAAACTTTAACGTTTGAGACGACACCAATTATGTCGACGTATCTCGTAGCTGTAGTGATTGGTGAATTCGATTACATAGAAGACAAATCTAGCGACGGTGTACTAGTACGGGTTTATACGCCAAAGTCAAAGAAAGAACAGGGACAATTCGCATTAGAAACGGCAGTAAAGGTGTTACCATATTATAAAACGTATTTTGGAATTGCTTATCCGCTTCCGAAAATTGATCTCATTGCGATTGCCGATTTCTCATCGGGAGCTATGGAAAATTGGGGTTTAGTTACGTATCGTGAGACTTGCCTTTTAGTGGACCCACAAAACACTTCTGCCCTTCGAAAGCAATGGATTGCTTTGGTTGTAGCGCACGAATTGGCACATCAGTGGTTTGGAAATCTTGTAACCATGGAATGGTGGACGCACTTGTGGTTAAACGAAGGTTACGCGTCGTTCGTAGAATTTTTATGCGTTGCTCACCTGTTTCCTGAATACGATATTTGGACACAATTCGTAACGGACACGTACATCGGAGCGTTAGAATTAGATGCTTTAAAGAATAGTCATCCGATCGAAGTACCAGTTGGCCATCCGTCAGAAATTGACgaaattttcgatgaaatttcttACAATAAAGGTGCATGCGTCATTCGAATGTTACATGCTTACATTGGCGACGATGATTTTCGCAAAGGTATGAATTTGTATCTAAAAAGGCACAGTTATGGCAATGCAAAAACGAGAGATCTTTGGAACGCTTTGGAAATAGCCAGCAATAAAAATGTACGATCCGTGATGTCCACTTGGACCGAGCAACAAGGTTTTCCGGTTGTCAAAGTCCGACACAGTCAGGATGGCGATGACCGAGTTTTATCGCTGTCCCAAGAAAGATTTTTGGCCGATGGTTCCGCGGATACCGGAAATAGCTTATGGATGATACCGATTAGCGTAAGTACGTCGAAGAATCCAGAAGAATGTGTGCTTACAGACTTGTTGGACGAAAAAACAAAAGATTTTCGCGTCAAAGATGTTCCTGAGTCTAGTTGGGTGAAGATCAATCCTGGAACTATCGGTTTTTATAGGACTTATTACAGTCCAGAGGCACTGTCTCTGTTATTACCCGCGGTTAAAGATCGCGCGTTACCTCCTTTGGACAGACTGGGTCTGTTGGACGATTTGTTCGCCATGGTACAAGCTGGACGTGCGTCTACCGTAGAAGTACTTCAGCTCATGCAAGCGTTCCAAAAAGAAGATAATTTCACTGTATGGTCTAGTATAGATAATACCATAAGGAAAATTGGATTTCTCCTTTCCCATTTAGATTTCCAAAACTCCTTCAGAGTGTTTGGACGTAACTTAATGGGAGACATCACTAACAAATTAGGATGGGATCCCAAGTCCGACGAAAGCCATTGCGATACGCTTCTAAGGTCTCTGATACTAGGTCGTATGGCAGCCTTAAACGACACAAACACCATAGAAGAAGCAAAGAAACGATTCGACTTGCATGTGTCTCATGCTGCGCTTCTGGCTGCCGATTTACGTAGCCCTGTTTATCGGGCTGTGCTTTCTAACGGAAACGCTGATACTTACCAAACGATGTTGAAGCTTTATCGTGAGGCTGATTTGCACGAGGAAAAGGATAGAATACTGAGAGCTTTCGGCGCGATTAAAGATGAAACTCTGTTAGGAGAGGTTCTCGAGTTTGCCATGAGCGACGAAGTAAGAGCTCAAGACGCGGTATACGCAATCATGTCGGTATCAATGACGTACAAAGGTCGCATTATGGCGTGGGACTTCTTCAAGAGAAATTGGCATATGCTTCGTGATCGTTACGGCGGTGGTTTCCTGATGTCAAGATTGGTTAAGATCATCACCGAGAACTTTGTCACCGAAGAACAGGCCAAAGACGTTGAAGAATTCTTCAAAGATCATCCAACGCCAGGAACTGAAAGAACCGTTCAGCAGAGCGTCGAATCTATCAGATTGAACGTTGCATGGCTCGCTAGGGATAAAGACTCTATCAAGGAATATCTAACTACTCAGGTCTAG
- the Psa gene encoding puromycin-sensitive aminopeptidase isoform X1 — MFYLNSKQLSNKLIIFFRIAIQHRAMSSAEKQPFRRLPTDVLPYHYDIVLSPNLKTFVFDGTEYVHIDVKESTDTIVLNSLDIDIKSVAFNCKDDKVIPTKNVEISTPEETATLVFTEKLPAGKSGCLKLEFVGEINDKMKGFYRSKYVGPDGSVEYAAVTQFEPTDARRCFPCWDEPAHKATFDITLNVPLGLTALSNMPIKSTVTNEVTETLTFETTPIMSTYLVAVVIGEFDYIEDKSSDGVLVRVYTPKSKKEQGQFALETAVKVLPYYKTYFGIAYPLPKIDLIAIADFSSGAMENWGLVTYRETCLLVDPQNTSALRKQWIALVVAHELAHQWFGNLVTMEWWTHLWLNEGYASFVEFLCVAHLFPEYDIWTQFVTDTYIGALELDALKNSHPIEVPVGHPSEIDEIFDEISYNKGACVIRMLHAYIGDDDFRKGMNLYLKRHSYGNAKTRDLWNALEIASNKNVRSVMSTWTEQQGFPVVKVRHSQDGDDRVLSLSQERFLADGSADTGNSLWMIPISVSTSKNPEECVLTDLLDEKTKDFRVKDVPESSWVKINPGTIGFYRTYYSPEALSLLLPAVKDRALPPLDRLGLLDDLFAMVQAGRASTVEVLQLMQAFQKEDNFTVWSSIDNTIRKIGFLLSHLDFQNSFRVFGRNLMGDITNKLGWDPKSDESHCDTLLRSLILGRMAALNDTNTIEEAKKRFDLHVSHAALLAADLRSPVYRAVLSNGNADTYQTMLKLYREADLHEEKDRILRAFGAIKDETLLGEVLEFAMSDEVRAQDAVYAIMSVSMTYKGRIMAWDFFKRNWHMLRDRYGGGFLMSRLVKIITENFVTEEQAKDVEEFFKDHPTPGTERTVQQSVESIRLNVAWLARDKDSIKEYLTTQV, encoded by the exons ATGTTTTATTTGAATAGTAAACAATTAAGCAACAAATTGATTAT ATTTTTCCGGATCGCGATCCAACATCGAGCGATGTCGAGCGCAGAAAAACAACCATTTCGCCGGCTGCCCACGGACGTTCTGCCCTATCATTATGATATTGTTTTGTCACCGAATCTGAAAACTTTCGTCTTCGATGGCACGGAGTATGTGCATATTGAC gtGAAAGAATCCACGGACACTATTGTTTTAAATTCACTGGATATTGATATTAAAAGTGTAGCTTTTAACTGTAAGGATGATAAAGTCATTCCAACTAAAAATGTTGAAATCTCTACACCCGAAGAAACAGCTACTTTGGTATTCACTGAAAAGTTACCAGCTGGCAAAAGTGGATGTCTGAAATTGGAATTTGTAGGAGAAATTAATGATAAAATGAAGGGCTTCTACAGGAGCAAATATGTTGG ACCTGATGGAAGTGTTGAATATGCAGCCGTAACTCAGTTTGAGCCGACAGATGCTAGACGTTGCTTCCCATGTTGGGATGAACCAGCACACAAAGCCACGTTTGATATTACCCTAAACGTACCATTGGGTCTTACAGCACTTTCCAATATG CCTATTAAAAGCACGGTAACAAACGAAGTAACTGAAACTTTAACGTTTGAGACGACACCAATTATGTCGACGTATCTCGTAGCTGTAGTGATTGGTGAATTCGATTACATAGAAGACAAATCTAGCGACGGTGTACTAGTACGGGTTTATACGCCAAAGTCAAAGAAAGAACAGGGACAATTCGCATTAGAAACGGCAGTAAAGGTGTTACCATATTATAAAACGTATTTTGGAATTGCTTATCCGCTTCCGAAAATTGATCTCATTGCGATTGCCGATTTCTCATCGGGAGCTATGGAAAATTGGGGTTTAGTTACGTATCGTGAGACTTGCCTTTTAGTGGACCCACAAAACACTTCTGCCCTTCGAAAGCAATGGATTGCTTTGGTTGTAGCGCACGAATTGGCACATCAGTGGTTTGGAAATCTTGTAACCATGGAATGGTGGACGCACTTGTGGTTAAACGAAGGTTACGCGTCGTTCGTAGAATTTTTATGCGTTGCTCACCTGTTTCCTGAATACGATATTTGGACACAATTCGTAACGGACACGTACATCGGAGCGTTAGAATTAGATGCTTTAAAGAATAGTCATCCGATCGAAGTACCAGTTGGCCATCCGTCAGAAATTGACgaaattttcgatgaaatttcttACAATAAAGGTGCATGCGTCATTCGAATGTTACATGCTTACATTGGCGACGATGATTTTCGCAAAGGTATGAATTTGTATCTAAAAAGGCACAGTTATGGCAATGCAAAAACGAGAGATCTTTGGAACGCTTTGGAAATAGCCAGCAATAAAAATGTACGATCCGTGATGTCCACTTGGACCGAGCAACAAGGTTTTCCGGTTGTCAAAGTCCGACACAGTCAGGATGGCGATGACCGAGTTTTATCGCTGTCCCAAGAAAGATTTTTGGCCGATGGTTCCGCGGATACCGGAAATAGCTTATGGATGATACCGATTAGCGTAAGTACGTCGAAGAATCCAGAAGAATGTGTGCTTACAGACTTGTTGGACGAAAAAACAAAAGATTTTCGCGTCAAAGATGTTCCTGAGTCTAGTTGGGTGAAGATCAATCCTGGAACTATCGGTTTTTATAGGACTTATTACAGTCCAGAGGCACTGTCTCTGTTATTACCCGCGGTTAAAGATCGCGCGTTACCTCCTTTGGACAGACTGGGTCTGTTGGACGATTTGTTCGCCATGGTACAAGCTGGACGTGCGTCTACCGTAGAAGTACTTCAGCTCATGCAAGCGTTCCAAAAAGAAGATAATTTCACTGTATGGTCTAGTATAGATAATACCATAAGGAAAATTGGATTTCTCCTTTCCCATTTAGATTTCCAAAACTCCTTCAGAGTGTTTGGACGTAACTTAATGGGAGACATCACTAACAAATTAGGATGGGATCCCAAGTCCGACGAAAGCCATTGCGATACGCTTCTAAGGTCTCTGATACTAGGTCGTATGGCAGCCTTAAACGACACAAACACCATAGAAGAAGCAAAGAAACGATTCGACTTGCATGTGTCTCATGCTGCGCTTCTGGCTGCCGATTTACGTAGCCCTGTTTATCGGGCTGTGCTTTCTAACGGAAACGCTGATACTTACCAAACGATGTTGAAGCTTTATCGTGAGGCTGATTTGCACGAGGAAAAGGATAGAATACTGAGAGCTTTCGGCGCGATTAAAGATGAAACTCTGTTAGGAGAGGTTCTCGAGTTTGCCATGAGCGACGAAGTAAGAGCTCAAGACGCGGTATACGCAATCATGTCGGTATCAATGACGTACAAAGGTCGCATTATGGCGTGGGACTTCTTCAAGAGAAATTGGCATATGCTTCGTGATCGTTACGGCGGTGGTTTCCTGATGTCAAGATTGGTTAAGATCATCACCGAGAACTTTGTCACCGAAGAACAGGCCAAAGACGTTGAAGAATTCTTCAAAGATCATCCAACGCCAGGAACTGAAAGAACCGTTCAGCAGAGCGTCGAATCTATCAGATTGAACGTTGCATGGCTCGCTAGGGATAAAGACTCTATCAAGGAATATCTAACTACTCAGGTCTAG
- the Psa gene encoding puromycin-sensitive aminopeptidase isoform X2, whose translation MFYLNSKQLSNKLIIFFRIAIQHRAMSSAEKQPFRRLPTDVLPYHYDIVLSPNLKTFVFDGTEYVHIDVKESTDTIVLNSLDIDIKSVAFNCKDDKVIPTKNVEISTPEETATLVFTEKLPAGKSGCLKLEFVGEINDKMKGFYRSKYVGQDKWDAVTFLCPTSARRLFPCWDEPLFKATFTIHIELPRGSPLIGLSNMPIKSTVTNEVTETLTFETTPIMSTYLVAVVIGEFDYIEDKSSDGVLVRVYTPKSKKEQGQFALETAVKVLPYYKTYFGIAYPLPKIDLIAIADFSSGAMENWGLVTYRETCLLVDPQNTSALRKQWIALVVAHELAHQWFGNLVTMEWWTHLWLNEGYASFVEFLCVAHLFPEYDIWTQFVTDTYIGALELDALKNSHPIEVPVGHPSEIDEIFDEISYNKGACVIRMLHAYIGDDDFRKGMNLYLKRHSYGNAKTRDLWNALEIASNKNVRSVMSTWTEQQGFPVVKVRHSQDGDDRVLSLSQERFLADGSADTGNSLWMIPISVSTSKNPEECVLTDLLDEKTKDFRVKDVPESSWVKINPGTIGFYRTYYSPEALSLLLPAVKDRALPPLDRLGLLDDLFAMVQAGRASTVEVLQLMQAFQKEDNFTVWSSIDNTIRKIGFLLSHLDFQNSFRVFGRNLMGDITNKLGWDPKSDESHCDTLLRSLILGRMAALNDTNTIEEAKKRFDLHVSHAALLAADLRSPVYRAVLSNGNADTYQTMLKLYREADLHEEKDRILRAFGAIKDETLLGEVLEFAMSDEVRAQDAVYAIMSVSMTYKGRIMAWDFFKRNWHMLRDRYGGGFLMSRLVKIITENFVTEEQAKDVEEFFKDHPTPGTERTVQQSVESIRLNVAWLARDKDSIKEYLTTQV comes from the exons ATGTTTTATTTGAATAGTAAACAATTAAGCAACAAATTGATTAT ATTTTTCCGGATCGCGATCCAACATCGAGCGATGTCGAGCGCAGAAAAACAACCATTTCGCCGGCTGCCCACGGACGTTCTGCCCTATCATTATGATATTGTTTTGTCACCGAATCTGAAAACTTTCGTCTTCGATGGCACGGAGTATGTGCATATTGAC gtGAAAGAATCCACGGACACTATTGTTTTAAATTCACTGGATATTGATATTAAAAGTGTAGCTTTTAACTGTAAGGATGATAAAGTCATTCCAACTAAAAATGTTGAAATCTCTACACCCGAAGAAACAGCTACTTTGGTATTCACTGAAAAGTTACCAGCTGGCAAAAGTGGATGTCTGAAATTGGAATTTGTAGGAGAAATTAATGATAAAATGAAGGGCTTCTACAGGAGCAAATATGTTGG GCAAGATAAATGGGATGCTGTAACATTTTTATGTCCTACATCAGCACGTAGATTATTTCCTTGTTGGGATGAACCATTATTTAAAGCTACTTTTACAATACACATTGAACTTCCTCGAGGCTCACCACTTATTGGCTTATCAAATATG CCTATTAAAAGCACGGTAACAAACGAAGTAACTGAAACTTTAACGTTTGAGACGACACCAATTATGTCGACGTATCTCGTAGCTGTAGTGATTGGTGAATTCGATTACATAGAAGACAAATCTAGCGACGGTGTACTAGTACGGGTTTATACGCCAAAGTCAAAGAAAGAACAGGGACAATTCGCATTAGAAACGGCAGTAAAGGTGTTACCATATTATAAAACGTATTTTGGAATTGCTTATCCGCTTCCGAAAATTGATCTCATTGCGATTGCCGATTTCTCATCGGGAGCTATGGAAAATTGGGGTTTAGTTACGTATCGTGAGACTTGCCTTTTAGTGGACCCACAAAACACTTCTGCCCTTCGAAAGCAATGGATTGCTTTGGTTGTAGCGCACGAATTGGCACATCAGTGGTTTGGAAATCTTGTAACCATGGAATGGTGGACGCACTTGTGGTTAAACGAAGGTTACGCGTCGTTCGTAGAATTTTTATGCGTTGCTCACCTGTTTCCTGAATACGATATTTGGACACAATTCGTAACGGACACGTACATCGGAGCGTTAGAATTAGATGCTTTAAAGAATAGTCATCCGATCGAAGTACCAGTTGGCCATCCGTCAGAAATTGACgaaattttcgatgaaatttcttACAATAAAGGTGCATGCGTCATTCGAATGTTACATGCTTACATTGGCGACGATGATTTTCGCAAAGGTATGAATTTGTATCTAAAAAGGCACAGTTATGGCAATGCAAAAACGAGAGATCTTTGGAACGCTTTGGAAATAGCCAGCAATAAAAATGTACGATCCGTGATGTCCACTTGGACCGAGCAACAAGGTTTTCCGGTTGTCAAAGTCCGACACAGTCAGGATGGCGATGACCGAGTTTTATCGCTGTCCCAAGAAAGATTTTTGGCCGATGGTTCCGCGGATACCGGAAATAGCTTATGGATGATACCGATTAGCGTAAGTACGTCGAAGAATCCAGAAGAATGTGTGCTTACAGACTTGTTGGACGAAAAAACAAAAGATTTTCGCGTCAAAGATGTTCCTGAGTCTAGTTGGGTGAAGATCAATCCTGGAACTATCGGTTTTTATAGGACTTATTACAGTCCAGAGGCACTGTCTCTGTTATTACCCGCGGTTAAAGATCGCGCGTTACCTCCTTTGGACAGACTGGGTCTGTTGGACGATTTGTTCGCCATGGTACAAGCTGGACGTGCGTCTACCGTAGAAGTACTTCAGCTCATGCAAGCGTTCCAAAAAGAAGATAATTTCACTGTATGGTCTAGTATAGATAATACCATAAGGAAAATTGGATTTCTCCTTTCCCATTTAGATTTCCAAAACTCCTTCAGAGTGTTTGGACGTAACTTAATGGGAGACATCACTAACAAATTAGGATGGGATCCCAAGTCCGACGAAAGCCATTGCGATACGCTTCTAAGGTCTCTGATACTAGGTCGTATGGCAGCCTTAAACGACACAAACACCATAGAAGAAGCAAAGAAACGATTCGACTTGCATGTGTCTCATGCTGCGCTTCTGGCTGCCGATTTACGTAGCCCTGTTTATCGGGCTGTGCTTTCTAACGGAAACGCTGATACTTACCAAACGATGTTGAAGCTTTATCGTGAGGCTGATTTGCACGAGGAAAAGGATAGAATACTGAGAGCTTTCGGCGCGATTAAAGATGAAACTCTGTTAGGAGAGGTTCTCGAGTTTGCCATGAGCGACGAAGTAAGAGCTCAAGACGCGGTATACGCAATCATGTCGGTATCAATGACGTACAAAGGTCGCATTATGGCGTGGGACTTCTTCAAGAGAAATTGGCATATGCTTCGTGATCGTTACGGCGGTGGTTTCCTGATGTCAAGATTGGTTAAGATCATCACCGAGAACTTTGTCACCGAAGAACAGGCCAAAGACGTTGAAGAATTCTTCAAAGATCATCCAACGCCAGGAACTGAAAGAACCGTTCAGCAGAGCGTCGAATCTATCAGATTGAACGTTGCATGGCTCGCTAGGGATAAAGACTCTATCAAGGAATATCTAACTACTCAGGTCTAG
- the Psa gene encoding puromycin-sensitive aminopeptidase isoform X5, whose protein sequence is MHVLVFFRIAIQHRAMSSAEKQPFRRLPTDVLPYHYDIVLSPNLKTFVFDGTEYVHIDVKESTDTIVLNSLDIDIKSVAFNCKDDKVIPTKNVEISTPEETATLVFTEKLPAGKSGCLKLEFVGEINDKMKGFYRSKYVGPDGSVEYAAVTQFEPTDARRCFPCWDEPAHKATFDITLNVPLGLTALSNMPIKSTVTNEVTETLTFETTPIMSTYLVAVVIGEFDYIEDKSSDGVLVRVYTPKSKKEQGQFALETAVKVLPYYKTYFGIAYPLPKIDLIAIADFSSGAMENWGLVTYRETCLLVDPQNTSALRKQWIALVVAHELAHQWFGNLVTMEWWTHLWLNEGYASFVEFLCVAHLFPEYDIWTQFVTDTYIGALELDALKNSHPIEVPVGHPSEIDEIFDEISYNKGACVIRMLHAYIGDDDFRKGMNLYLKRHSYGNAKTRDLWNALEIASNKNVRSVMSTWTEQQGFPVVKVRHSQDGDDRVLSLSQERFLADGSADTGNSLWMIPISVSTSKNPEECVLTDLLDEKTKDFRVKDVPESSWVKINPGTIGFYRTYYSPEALSLLLPAVKDRALPPLDRLGLLDDLFAMVQAGRASTVEVLQLMQAFQKEDNFTVWSSIDNTIRKIGFLLSHLDFQNSFRVFGRNLMGDITNKLGWDPKSDESHCDTLLRSLILGRMAALNDTNTIEEAKKRFDLHVSHAALLAADLRSPVYRAVLSNGNADTYQTMLKLYREADLHEEKDRILRAFGAIKDETLLGEVLEFAMSDEVRAQDAVYAIMSVSMTYKGRIMAWDFFKRNWHMLRDRYGGGFLMSRLVKIITENFVTEEQAKDVEEFFKDHPTPGTERTVQQSVESIRLNVAWLARDKDSIKEYLTTQV, encoded by the exons ATGCATGTATTAgt ATTTTTCCGGATCGCGATCCAACATCGAGCGATGTCGAGCGCAGAAAAACAACCATTTCGCCGGCTGCCCACGGACGTTCTGCCCTATCATTATGATATTGTTTTGTCACCGAATCTGAAAACTTTCGTCTTCGATGGCACGGAGTATGTGCATATTGAC gtGAAAGAATCCACGGACACTATTGTTTTAAATTCACTGGATATTGATATTAAAAGTGTAGCTTTTAACTGTAAGGATGATAAAGTCATTCCAACTAAAAATGTTGAAATCTCTACACCCGAAGAAACAGCTACTTTGGTATTCACTGAAAAGTTACCAGCTGGCAAAAGTGGATGTCTGAAATTGGAATTTGTAGGAGAAATTAATGATAAAATGAAGGGCTTCTACAGGAGCAAATATGTTGG ACCTGATGGAAGTGTTGAATATGCAGCCGTAACTCAGTTTGAGCCGACAGATGCTAGACGTTGCTTCCCATGTTGGGATGAACCAGCACACAAAGCCACGTTTGATATTACCCTAAACGTACCATTGGGTCTTACAGCACTTTCCAATATG CCTATTAAAAGCACGGTAACAAACGAAGTAACTGAAACTTTAACGTTTGAGACGACACCAATTATGTCGACGTATCTCGTAGCTGTAGTGATTGGTGAATTCGATTACATAGAAGACAAATCTAGCGACGGTGTACTAGTACGGGTTTATACGCCAAAGTCAAAGAAAGAACAGGGACAATTCGCATTAGAAACGGCAGTAAAGGTGTTACCATATTATAAAACGTATTTTGGAATTGCTTATCCGCTTCCGAAAATTGATCTCATTGCGATTGCCGATTTCTCATCGGGAGCTATGGAAAATTGGGGTTTAGTTACGTATCGTGAGACTTGCCTTTTAGTGGACCCACAAAACACTTCTGCCCTTCGAAAGCAATGGATTGCTTTGGTTGTAGCGCACGAATTGGCACATCAGTGGTTTGGAAATCTTGTAACCATGGAATGGTGGACGCACTTGTGGTTAAACGAAGGTTACGCGTCGTTCGTAGAATTTTTATGCGTTGCTCACCTGTTTCCTGAATACGATATTTGGACACAATTCGTAACGGACACGTACATCGGAGCGTTAGAATTAGATGCTTTAAAGAATAGTCATCCGATCGAAGTACCAGTTGGCCATCCGTCAGAAATTGACgaaattttcgatgaaatttcttACAATAAAGGTGCATGCGTCATTCGAATGTTACATGCTTACATTGGCGACGATGATTTTCGCAAAGGTATGAATTTGTATCTAAAAAGGCACAGTTATGGCAATGCAAAAACGAGAGATCTTTGGAACGCTTTGGAAATAGCCAGCAATAAAAATGTACGATCCGTGATGTCCACTTGGACCGAGCAACAAGGTTTTCCGGTTGTCAAAGTCCGACACAGTCAGGATGGCGATGACCGAGTTTTATCGCTGTCCCAAGAAAGATTTTTGGCCGATGGTTCCGCGGATACCGGAAATAGCTTATGGATGATACCGATTAGCGTAAGTACGTCGAAGAATCCAGAAGAATGTGTGCTTACAGACTTGTTGGACGAAAAAACAAAAGATTTTCGCGTCAAAGATGTTCCTGAGTCTAGTTGGGTGAAGATCAATCCTGGAACTATCGGTTTTTATAGGACTTATTACAGTCCAGAGGCACTGTCTCTGTTATTACCCGCGGTTAAAGATCGCGCGTTACCTCCTTTGGACAGACTGGGTCTGTTGGACGATTTGTTCGCCATGGTACAAGCTGGACGTGCGTCTACCGTAGAAGTACTTCAGCTCATGCAAGCGTTCCAAAAAGAAGATAATTTCACTGTATGGTCTAGTATAGATAATACCATAAGGAAAATTGGATTTCTCCTTTCCCATTTAGATTTCCAAAACTCCTTCAGAGTGTTTGGACGTAACTTAATGGGAGACATCACTAACAAATTAGGATGGGATCCCAAGTCCGACGAAAGCCATTGCGATACGCTTCTAAGGTCTCTGATACTAGGTCGTATGGCAGCCTTAAACGACACAAACACCATAGAAGAAGCAAAGAAACGATTCGACTTGCATGTGTCTCATGCTGCGCTTCTGGCTGCCGATTTACGTAGCCCTGTTTATCGGGCTGTGCTTTCTAACGGAAACGCTGATACTTACCAAACGATGTTGAAGCTTTATCGTGAGGCTGATTTGCACGAGGAAAAGGATAGAATACTGAGAGCTTTCGGCGCGATTAAAGATGAAACTCTGTTAGGAGAGGTTCTCGAGTTTGCCATGAGCGACGAAGTAAGAGCTCAAGACGCGGTATACGCAATCATGTCGGTATCAATGACGTACAAAGGTCGCATTATGGCGTGGGACTTCTTCAAGAGAAATTGGCATATGCTTCGTGATCGTTACGGCGGTGGTTTCCTGATGTCAAGATTGGTTAAGATCATCACCGAGAACTTTGTCACCGAAGAACAGGCCAAAGACGTTGAAGAATTCTTCAAAGATCATCCAACGCCAGGAACTGAAAGAACCGTTCAGCAGAGCGTCGAATCTATCAGATTGAACGTTGCATGGCTCGCTAGGGATAAAGACTCTATCAAGGAATATCTAACTACTCAGGTCTAG